In Clostridia bacterium, the DNA window CTTAGACTTACATTAGGATTGAACTTTGATATCAATATGTTTAGTATACTTGGTATTGTACTCGCGATTTTTTTATACAAAAAACTTTAGATTCTTAGTATTTAACCGAACAGGGGAGACTTATGAGAATAATACTGGCATCAAATTCACCAAGGAGAAAAGAATTATTATCACAAGCTGGAGTTTTATTTGAAATAATTCCGTCTGAATTTGAGGAGCAGGTAATTGAGCTGCCACCGGAAAAGCTTGTGGAGTATTTTGCCTATATGAAGGCAAAGGATATAGCAGGAGCAGTACAGGGGGAAGCATTGGTAATAGGCTCTGATACAATTGTATACCTTGATGGGATTATGGGAAAACCCAGGGATAAAGAGGACGCCTTCAATATGCTGAAAAACCTTAGCGGGAAGCAGCACCTGGTGTTTTCAGGTCTCAGTATAATCAATACTGCTTCAGGAGAAAGCCAGACCGAGTATGAAAGCACCAAGGTAAAAATGAAGGAACTGAGCGATGCTGAGATTACGGCTTATATAAATACCGGAGAACCGATGGATAAAGCAGGAGCTTACGCAATACAAGGCATGGGTTCATTATTTATTGAAGGAATAGAAGGGGATTATTTTAATGTTGTGGGACTTCCACTGTTCCGACTTGGGAAAATGCTGAATTGTTTTGGGATTAGGCTTATATAGGAGAATGTGCATATGAAGATACAGGATGGTCATGCTACAATTAAAGATCTCCCGGCTGAGGAAAGACCCAGAGAGCGTCTTATAAGACACGGCGCTGCTGTTCTCTCAAATGCAGAACTCCTGGCGGTACTATTAAGGGTTGGCACCAAGGAAGAAAATGCTATTTCACTGGCGCATCGAATATTGAAACAAGAGCAAGGACTCAGGTACTTGGTTGACAGTAAAGTGGAGCAGATGTCTTGCATCAAAGGAATAGGCCAGGCTAAGGCTGCACAGATAAAAGCTGCAATTGAACTGGGCAAACGTTTGAGTACATTTGAGCTCGGGGTGGACAAGCCTGTAAAGAGCCCCAAGGATGTTGCGGATTTACTTATGGAAGATATGAGATATCTTAAAAAGGAACATATGAAGCTAGTACTTTTAAATATAAAATGTAATCTTATATCAGTAGAGGAAATTTCAATAGGGAGCTTGAATGCTTCAATCGTGCATCCGCGGGAGGTTTTCAATCCCGCAATTAAAAAATCGAGTGCAAGCATAATTATGGTGCATAATCATCCGAGCGGTGATCCATCGCCAAGCAGCGAGGATATAGGAATAACTGCAAGGATTTCTGAAGCGGGGAAGCTCATAGGTATTGAACTTGTTGATCATATAATTATTGGAGATGGTAAGTATATAAGTATGAAGGAAAAAGGTCTGTTTTGATATGATAAAGCCCATAGACCGGCAAATTAACAAAAAAATGTAAATCTGCTTGGTGCGGTGAATAACTTGCACTGGACTTGTAAAACATATAAAAAAGACTATTTCTATAATTGCACCCTATAAGTAGTAAATTATAATACAAATGATATGTGTATTTTGTTAAGGAGGACATTTTTATAATGGGTTTATTTAATTTTTTTTCAAAGGATATTGGTATAGATTTGGGTACTGCAAATACCCTGGTATATGTGAGAGGAAAAGGGATTATTGTTAGGGAGCCTTCAGTTGTCGCTATGAAGCTTGACACCAATGCAGTCATGGCAGTAGGTGACGAGGCGAAAAAGATGATAGGGAGAACCCCTGGCAATATCGTAGCAATAAGGCCCATGAGGGACGGCGTGATAGCTGACTTCAATATCACGCACAGAATGATCAAATATTTCATAGGAAAAGCATACGGCGGTTCCACTGTTGGAAAACCCAGGGTTCTTGTCAGTGTGCCGTCAGGTATCACTGAAGTAGAAAGAAGAGCAGTTGAAGAAGCGGCAATGCAGGCGGGAGCACGTACTGCGAGGCTTATTGAAGAGCCAATGGCAGCTGCTATTGGAGCTGGCCTTCCTGTTGGGGAGCCTACCGGAAGCATGATAGTCAACATGGGTGGAGGCACTACAGAAATTGCTGTGATTTCCCTGGGCGGAATAGTTACAAGCAAATCTATAAGAGCAGCTGGGGATAAGCAGGACGAAGCAATAGTGCACTATATCAAGAGAACTTACAATTTAGCAATTGGAGAGCGTACCGGTGAGGATATTAAAATCACTATCGGTTCTGCATTTCCCCACGCTGTTGAAGGTTCAATAGATATCAAAGGAAGAGACCTTGTAACTGGTTTGCCGAAGACTATAAAAATTACTTCAGAGGAAGTGCTTGAAGCTTTAAGAGAGCCGGTTGCAACTATTCTGGATGGTATTAAGAGTACTTTGGAGAAGACACCCCCTGAGTTAGCTGCAGATATCATGGACAGAGGAATAATGCTGTCCGGAGGTGGAGCTCTTCTGCACGGCCTGGATGCCTTGGTAAGACAGGAAACAGGAATGCCAGTTCAGGTAGCTGAGAATCCTCTGGATTGCGTTGCTATGGGTACAGGAAAGGCTTTAGAGCAGTATGATGAAATCAGCAGACCATATTCTATAAGGCATAAGAATTCAAGTAATTATTAATAAGAAAAAAATTAGATATAAAAAGTATTAGTGTGAGGTTATATATATATGAGGATTAGAAATAAGCTTTTTATTTCTGTAATAATAATATCAATACTATTAATAGTATTGATTACTATTACTTCTCAAGGTAGGACAAGACCTGATGTTTTGGGGGGATTGTTCGGGAGAATAATAACCCCGGTACAGAGGGTGTTCTACTCCTCAGGGGAGTTCTTTGAGAATACCTTTAAGAGCTTGTATGATTTAAGGAACCTTAAAACTGACAACGAAGCACTTAAGGTTGAATTGGAGACGCTAAAGGACCAGAACAGACAGCTTATCCAGATGGCACTAGAGAACAACAGACTGCGCAGTCTGTTGGAGTTTAAGGAATCAAATACGCAGTTTAATTATATAGGGGCTAGCGTAACAGGCCGGGATCCGGGCAATTGGTATGATGTCTATACAATAAATAAAGGCTCCAAAGACGGAATTGAAGTCAATGATGCGGTAATAGTCAGTCACGGTTATCTTGTAGGGAAAATAATAGAGGTAGGCGCTAATTATTCTAAGATTATGGCAATCATTGATGAAAGAAGCTCTGTAAGTATAGTTGTAAATAGGACAAGGGATATGGGTATTGTATCAGGGAGCTCTGACTATGATGTCACAGCAATTATGGAGCTTGAAGCAGATATAGTCAAGGGCGATGACATTATAACCTCTGAATACAGTACACTGCCAGAGGGACTATATATTGGAAAGGTAAAAAGTGTAGAAAAACAGGAGCGAAAGCTGCAAAAAATGGTTGAGATAGAACCTTCAGTTGATTTTAAAAGATTGGAAGAAGTATTTGTTATAAAGACGGTAAAATAAATATGTGCCTCTTAACAGGAAGGATTCCTTATCCTGCAGAGGCACAACACCAAGGAAATGTATTTTCAACACTTGAATAGTTGGAAATATGTTGTGTTGAAAAACATTAAAGTGAGGGGTAGCTTGTGAGGATAGCAGTTATTTGCACATTGGCAGTTGTAAATGTCATACTTGAATCGACTCTGTTTCAGTATACGCGCATATATGGTATAAAGCCGGACTTCTCCATAATGATTATTGTAGCTTATGCGATTATGAGGGGAAGCTCCTATGGCGCTTTTACGGGTCTGGGAATAGGGCTGCTCATAGATATGATGTATGGACGAGCCATAGGTATAAATGCTCTGTCCTATATGGTGACAGGGTATGTTATTGGGCAGGCTCATGAAAACGTATTCAAGGACAGCTTCATACCCTCCTTTATTTTCAACTTTATTGCAATAATTATATTTCAGCATAGTTTCATGCTGCTCGCTTATTTCTCAAATAATATTTCCAGCACAGGAGTCTCATATATGTACATGCTCTTGAAGGTGATATTTCCACAGGCTATTTATAATGCAGCAGTGGGTTCGATTTTATACAGGTATATTTACAAGTTGGATGAAGCCCCGTTCATGAACAGGAGAATATACTAAAGGAATATCAGGTATTCCTGAATAGTATGGTTTCGCGTTACGCATTTCGAGTTTCGCGATTTAAGAATGGCTATGGAGTAGGAAACAAGAGTATGGAGATTAGATTCTCGACTAGTGGTCGTCCAGATAGGCTTCGTAGAACGAGCTAAATACGCATAACACGCAACACGAAACGCGTAACCAGTTATATCACTATGAGAACTTTTGTTTAGATGAGCAGCTATTTAATAATTATAAGGTATTGTCGGGTGATTATATGTTTAAAAAATATTTTAAAGATAGACTTGATATTGTTCGGGTAGTCACAATTTTAATTTTTTTTGTTATTGCTTTCAGGCTGGCGGATTTGCAAATAGTAAAAGGTGATTACTATTGGAAAAAATCTGAGACCTTAAGGACGAGGAATATTTCGGTTACTGCTCCCAGAGGTCCAATCGTGGATAAATTCGGACGCACTATAGCGGGGAACAAGCAAAGTTATTCTGTTAATATTATGAAAACCGAAATACCACAGGAGACTCTGAATGACATAGCGCTTTCCACGATTAACATAATCGAGCAAAATGGAGATACCTATAGGGATGAAATTCCCATACTTATTAACCCCACAAGGTTTTCCTACCAGGATGATGAGAGCAACTGGAAAAAGAAGTATGGTATCTCAGCAAATGCTACAGCTCGAGAAGCATTTGCAAAGCTCAGGGTGGACTATGGCATTCCGGTGGATACTATTGACCTGGAAGCTTATGAGCTGCTGAAGGATGAGAACAATGTTGAGCTTCCTTTTGATATTACTGAATTCCAATATGACTTTAGGAAGTCAGAATTGAAATGGAAGCAAAGCAATGGCTTTAGTGCTGAGAAAAGTGCCCAGGAAGTATTTGATGCTCTTTGTATAAAATATAAGATACCCAGAGATATATATGATGACCAAAAGGCTAAAAAAATACTGACGGTTAAATATCTGGTTGGACAGAACAAATATAAGGCCTATGAGCCTGTGGAAATCGCCACAAACATAAAAAAAGAGACAAGAGCGAAAATTGAAGAGAATAAGATATTCCTGCCTGGTGTAGAAATAATTCAGAAGCCGCTAAGATATTACGCTAATAAAGATTTTGCAAGTCACATCGTAGGATATATGAGCAAAATAGGAACTGAGCTCGAAGAGCTTTCAAAGCAGGGATATACACCTCAGGATCTTATTGGCAAATCCGGCATTGAGAGCTCAATGGAAAAGTATCTTAAGGGTAAGGATGGGTCGAAGCAAATCGAGGTAGACGTAAACGGAACATTGATAAATACAATAGATGAAATAGATCCGATTCCAGGTGATACAGTTTTCTTGACCATTGATAACAAGCTTCAGAAAATAGCGGAGGATTCACTGACAAAAACCATGGAGGAAATAAGAAACGGTGTAGGGAAGGACAAGACTTATCCCAACGCAACCTCCGGTGCAGTAGTAGCTATTGATGTGAATACCGGGAAGATACTGGCTCTTGCAAGTGAACCTAAATTTGACCCCAATATTTTTGCGGCGGGAATAACCAACGAAGCCTGGAAGATGCTTCAGCCTACAAGTAAGGATGTGTATGCACCAAAGCCGCTTATAAATAATGCAATTTCAGCCACTCTTCCTCCGGGCTCAACCATGAAGCTGGTTAGTGCCGTAGCCGGCTTGGAGACTGGGGCAATCACTCCTACAGAAAATATATTTGATAAAGGTCATTATACTGCGATACCTGGGGTATCTCCTTCCTGTTCAATATTTAAGTCAACAGGTATACCTCATTATAATCAAAATGTGTCGTTGGCAATTAAGAACTCATGCAACTACTTTTTCTTTGAGGTTGGAAGAAGAATAGGCGGAGAGACATTTGAAAAGTATGCCGAGAGATTCGGCTTTGGAGAGAAATCAGGCATAGAGCTTCCCTCAGAGTACAAAGGCAGCGTAGAAGGGCCTGAGCATAAAAAGGACCAGTATAAGAGATATCTGGGAAACTACATTGTAAACAATTTGAAAATAAATGATCAGAAAATACTTGATGAGATAAAAGGATATATAGACAATAACCCTGGCACCAGGCAGATAAGAACAAGACTTAAAGAGCTTGGCATTACCGATGCCAAAGCAGTGGAAAGAGTATTGAGGTATATAAGTGAGAGCAAGTACCAGCCGGGGAATGTGCTAAATGCGACAATAGGCCAGGGGCTGAACGATGTTACCCCTCTTCAGCTTTTAGATGCCACTGCGGCCGTAGTAAACGGTGGTACGAGATACAAACCATACCTTGTAGATAAGGTCATAGGCTATGATGGTACTGTGAAGCTCGCAAAGCAGCCGGAAGTGGCGGAAAAGATAGAGATTTCATCAGCCAATCTTGAAGCAATAAAGCAAGGCATGTACGCTGTTACCAATGAAGCAGGAGGAACAGCCAGAAGTGCTTTTGTAGGCAGCAAGGTTGTAATTTCCGGTAAGACGGGTACTGCCGAAGCGGGTAAGGGTTTAGACAGCCATGCTTGGTTCGTTGCTTTTGCGCCTTATGAAAAACCTGAGATTGCAGTTGCAGTTCTGATATTCCAGGGCGGACATGGAAACTATCCTGCACCGATTGCCAGGGCAATAATTGAAGAGTATCTGGCTCCTGAGGCGGCGAAGGACAACATATTAATGGATAATGATATAATTCCATAACAAAAAGTATGTTTGACTGTGTCAAACATACTTTTTTTCGCGAAAAAGAAGGATTTATGCTAATTATGAAGAAATTTATAATGCATAGGAAAGCTATTTTTATAATATAGAGCTTATATGCACTTATTTAACGAAAGCGACCGGGGGTACTGTCATGGCTGAAAACGCAGTTATTTTTAAAGGTACAAAAGATGGGTTATACATAATACTAAAAGAAGAAATGGATTTGGACACAATAAAGGCCAATCTTGACAAGAAAATCAAACCTTCCAAACGTTTTTTCGAAGGTGCAAAGATAATGAACTTCAAGGGGAAAAAACTGACTCAGGAAGAGTTTGATGATCTTAAGGAAGTCATAGAACAAGAATATGGAATGACAGTGGTTGGGAGCTTTAATGAAAAAAGCTTTGAAGCAAAAGCTGAAAGTTTTGAAATAAAAAAGCCCGACATGCTTGAGCAGCTTCCTTTCGAAAACGTGCATAAAGGAGAAGCACTGTTAATTAGGGCTACTCTCAGATCAGGACAGTTGATTCAGTATAAAGGTGATGTAGTGATTGTCGGCGATGTGAATCCCGGAGCACACATTAAAGCAGGCGGGTCGGTCATCATTATGGGCACAATGAGAGGAATTGTTCACGCAGGTGCCAACGGTGACTACGGAGCATTCATTGTTGCATATAAAATGCAGCCCACACAGCTTAGAATAGGCGATATAATAACACGTTCTCCTGATGGGCTGGGCAGCAAGTACAATAATCCTGAGATCGCGATGGTAAAGCAGGGGATGGTAGTTGTAGAACCATATTTACGGAACAAGTAATAAATACGGAATAATTCGGGTAGGTAATAAATAATGGAGGTAGTATAATGGGTGAAGTAATTGTTGTTACATCAGGAAAAGGTGGGGTTGGCAAAACAACTACTACGGCAAATATAGGCACCGGCTTGGCACTTAGAGGCAAAAGCGTTGTTTTGGTTGATGCAGATATCGGGCTGAGGAATCTGGACGTTGTAATGGGTTTGGAAAATAGAATAGTATATGACCTTGTTGACGTTGTTGATGGAGTTTGCAGAATGAGACAAGCGCTGATTAAGGATAAAAGATACCCTAACCTGTATTTGCTTCCAGCTGCGCAGACAAAGGACAAGAATTCAGTTAATCCTGAACAAATGCAGAAGCTTGCTGCAGAGCTTGCAGAAGAATTTGAATATGTCATATTTGACTGCCCTGCAGGAATAGAGCAGGGGTTTAAAAACGCAATAGCGGGTGCAAACAGGGCAATTGTAGTTACTACACCTGAAGTATCGGCTGTAAGGGATGCGGATAGGATAATAGGGCTCCTGGAAGCAAACGGACTGAGAAATCCTATGCTTATAATAAATAGAATCAAGATGGATATGGTTAAACGCGGGGATATGATGAATATTGATGATATGATTGACATCCTTGCCATAGACCTCATAGGAGTGGTTCCTGATGATGATTTCATTGTTGTTTCGACCAACAGAGGGGAACCTGCAATTTCTGTAGAGCAGTCTTTGGCCGGACAAGCCTATAGGAATATTGTAAGAAGGATAATGGGAGAAGATGTTCCGTTCATGAACCTGGAATCAGACGACGGCTTTTTCAATAGGGTGGCAAAGCTGTTTGGATTGAGTAAGAAAAGATAGGAGGAGGAGGTGTAAGTGATGGACTTGTTTAAAATGTTTAGCAAGAGTGACAGTAGTAAGGATATAGCCAAGGAAAGACTTAAACTGGTTTTAATCCATGACAGGGCCAATGTATCTCCTCAATTCCTTGAAATGATAAAGGGTGAACTGATAAAGGTAATATCAGATTATATGGAGATTGACGAAAAGGGGCTTGAAATCAAACTTACCAGAACCAAAAGGGAGTTTGACGATTCCACTGTACCTGCACTTGTTGCCAATATACCCATAAAGAGAATGAAAGATAACGGAAAGTTTTAGCATGTTTACTAAACCCGGAGCAGTTTGCTCCGGGTTTTTTGTGTTTATTGGACATAAATCTCCCTGGTCAATAATATAGATATACAAGATATACAAGATATACAAGAACTATGGGGGAGAGAATATATGAATAACAATAATTTCGAAAATATTCCAAGACCAAAGTACATAAAGGAATATAGAAAAGTCGGCAGTATGTTCAAATCAAAGAAATACGGAGAGAAGAGCTACTTGGACAGGTTTCTCATGCAGTCCTTCATATCCCTCGTAACCATAGCAGCAGTACTTTTGATAAATAATATTAATATGAATCTGACAAATACGATATCTGACGGAATAAAAACAACTATAAACTGGAATATGAATTTCTCCAAGGCTCTTGGAACATTTTCAAATATAAAGAATATAATACCAGAAGCAAAGAAAAATCTTGGGGTAATAGGGGCAGTACAGGAAAGCTTTGAGGATAATCCAAGCTTTATAATGCCTGTAGAAGGGGAGATAACTTCAGAGTTTGGTGAAAGAGTCCACCCGGTATTTAAAACAGTGAAAATGCATACTGGAGTAGATATTGATTCGAAAATCGGCACTCCGATAAAATCCTCCACGGCAGGCAAAGTGCTTAAGGTGGGTGAGGATGCTATAAATGGCAAGTACGTGAGAGTTAAGAGCGGTAATTATGAGGTAGTCTATGCACACTGCTATAAGATAAGCGTCAAAGAGGGTCAGAGTGTAAAGCAGGGGGATATACTGGGCGAGGTAGGAGATACAGGGGTTACATCGGGCCCTCACCTGCATTTTGAGGTGCAGGAGAATGGAACAGCACTGAACCCCATGGATAAGCTTATGGGAGATTGAACGCACAAGGGCAAATGACTTGGGTATGGTGCGAATTCAATAACACTAAGGAAACATTTACGCGAAATTTGAATTAATTTTACAATATGAATTTCGCGAAATGCATTGTACAGTAAAAGGGCAGATAAAATAAGCAGATATTGTATTCATGTTCGGAATTGCTGGAGGTTCACATTGTGAGGATAAAACTTAATGCGTTTTTTATCCTTTTTTTATTTGCAAGCTATTTTGCGGGTTGGCTGCAGCAATCATTGATATTGTTTGCAGGTGTGCTCCTCCATGAACTTGGACATGTATTCACCGCAAAAAAAATGAGAATACAGGTGTTCGAGATTGAGCTGCTGCCATATGGGGGAGTTGCCAGGATGGAGGAACTGTCAAAATTCGGTGGCGCTGCAGAAGCTATTGTCTCGGCTGCAGGACCTGTCACAAGCTTACTCGTCGCCGGAGCATGTTACCTCTGCAGAAACTTTTCTGGATTGATGGAGCTAGGTTATAGATACAATCTGGTCATCTGCATTTTTAACCTTCTGCCTATAATTCCATTGGATGGAGGCAAGATTGCAAGAAATCTGCTGATTTTCTTTATGGGTTACAGGCAGGCAACAAGGATTCTGGTATTGGCGGGAAGAGCAGCCGCCTTTATACTGCTGGGATACAATATATATATGCTTGCGACCGGGAGCAGAAGTGCTGCTCTTATTATTGCAGCTGTCTTCATATACATAGGCACTGTAAAAGAGGAGAAGTTCAGCTCATATTACTACCTTTTCACTGGGAACAGCACCAAGAACATGCTTATCACCCGGGGGCATATAAGAAAAAGGTTTATAAAAGCCAGGGAGGATGCCCGGATAAGCTCGGTTGTTAATCGCTTCAGTCCTGTGACTCTGTGCTATGTGCAGGTAGTGGATGCCTCAGGAGCAATAAAAAGAATAATCAGTGAGGATGAAATTATGAAAGGCTTTCTAAAATACGGTTATGACGGAAGAATCAGGCAAATTATAAACATTTAGTAGAATTTTATACTACAATTATGTAATAATATGAGTGTGACAATTTTACTATTATGCAAATAAAGCTATAGCAAAATGTTAAAAATTATCTGGTTGCGAGTTACGAGTTACGAGTTGCGAGTATTGAGTAAGTTTTCGAAGAATTTGCTTAAGCGCGAAACGCGAAACGCGAAACGCGAAACTGAAAAGCATCGGAGGAACAAATGATATACGATAATACAAAGGAATACATATATGAGGAGCTGCTTCCCAGAGTGGAAAAGCCAGGAAGATATATAGGGACGGAATGGAACAGTATACATAAAGATCCCTCAAAGGTAGATATAAGATTTGCCTTTTGTTTTCCTGATGTTTATGAGGTAGGAATGTCTCATTTGGGAATGAAGATATTGTACCATCTTTTAAACGAGCAGCAGGACATTTTTTGCGAGAGGGTCTTCGCACCATGGCCTGATATGGAAAAAGAAATGCGTAATAACAATATAAAGCTTTTTGGACTGGAAAGCAGGGACTATATTGACAGTTTTGATTTTATAGGTTTTACACTCCAATATGAGATGAGCTATACAAACATTGTGAACATGCTTGATTTGGCGGAGATACCCATAAGATCCAGCGGAAGGAATGAAAATCATCCTTTCATAGTTGCTGGAGGACCATGTGCCTTTAACCCGGAGCCCCTACACGACATTGTGGACTTTTTCATGCTTGGAGAAGGCGAGGAACAGCTGCTTGAGGCAATGGAAGTGTATAGGAAGTGGAAAGAAGCGAAGGGTACAAGGAATGAATTCCTGCAGATGATTGCCGGCATCAGAGGCGTATATGTGCCCAAGCTTTACAATGTTGACTACAACGAAGATGCAACAATAAAAGCAATTATGCCTGTAAACGAGGATATGCCGCAAAAGGTAAAGAAGAGGGTCATAAAGAGCCTAAAAGGCGCTTATTTCCCTGACAAAATAATAGTGCCTTTTATAGACATTGTCCATGACAGGATAATGCTTGAAATATTCAGAGGCTGTACAAGAGGCTGCCGTTTCTGCCAAGCAGGGATGATATACAGGCCGGTTAGGGAAAGAGAGGTAGAGGAGCTTGTAGAAATTGCCGACAAGCTTATACAAAGCTCCGGCTATGAGGAGATATCATTGTCATCCTTATCAACCAGTGATTTCTCAAAGCTCCACCAGCTGGTAGAAAAGCTGGTATCCAAATATCAGAGCAGGAGGATAGGACTTTCGCTTCCATCTCTGCGTATTGACTCATTTTCTTTGAAGCTTGTACAAGAGGTGCAGAAGGTGAGGAAAAGTGGTCTTACCTTTGCTCCGGAAGCAGGTACCCAGAGGATGAGAGATGTCATTAATAAGGGTGTGGATGAACAAGACCTTATTAATTCTGTGGGCGCGGCTTTTGAGACGGGCTACAGCAGCGTCAAGCTGTATTATATGATAGGCCTTCCAACGGAGACTATGGAAGATATTCAGGGAATAGCTGATTTGACCTTTAAGGTTGTGGATAGGTATTATCAAGTGCCTAAGGAAAAAAGAGGAAGAGGTCTGAATGTAACTGCGAGCGCTTCCTCCTTTGTTCCCAAGCCGTTTACTCCCTACCAGTGGGAGCCGCAGGACTCGATAGACACTCTTATAGAAAAGCAGAGGTATCTGCAAAAAGCCATAAAGAAAAAACAGATTACCTTCAATTGGCATGAGCCTTATGTAAGCTATATGGAAGCTGTATTTGCAAGAGGTGACAGGAGGCTCTGCGATGTCCTGATAAAGGCGTGGGAGCTGGGCTGTAAATTTGACGGCTGGGATCAGCATTTTAAATTTGATGTTTGGATGAAGGCTTTTGAAGAAACCGGCATTGATCCTAACTTTTATGCCATAAGGCGCAGGGACTTTGAGGAGATTCTTCC includes these proteins:
- a CDS encoding M23 family metallopeptidase yields the protein MNNNNFENIPRPKYIKEYRKVGSMFKSKKYGEKSYLDRFLMQSFISLVTIAAVLLINNINMNLTNTISDGIKTTINWNMNFSKALGTFSNIKNIIPEAKKNLGVIGAVQESFEDNPSFIMPVEGEITSEFGERVHPVFKTVKMHTGVDIDSKIGTPIKSSTAGKVLKVGEDAINGKYVRVKSGNYEVVYAHCYKISVKEGQSVKQGDILGEVGDTGVTSGPHLHFEVQENGTALNPMDKLMGD
- a CDS encoding M50 family metallopeptidase, which gives rise to MRIKLNAFFILFLFASYFAGWLQQSLILFAGVLLHELGHVFTAKKMRIQVFEIELLPYGGVARMEELSKFGGAAEAIVSAAGPVTSLLVAGACYLCRNFSGLMELGYRYNLVICIFNLLPIIPLDGGKIARNLLIFFMGYRQATRILVLAGRAAAFILLGYNIYMLATGSRSAALIIAAVFIYIGTVKEEKFSSYYYLFTGNSTKNMLITRGHIRKRFIKAREDARISSVVNRFSPVTLCYVQVVDASGAIKRIISEDEIMKGFLKYGYDGRIRQIINI
- a CDS encoding TIGR03960 family B12-binding radical SAM protein, whose translation is MIYDNTKEYIYEELLPRVEKPGRYIGTEWNSIHKDPSKVDIRFAFCFPDVYEVGMSHLGMKILYHLLNEQQDIFCERVFAPWPDMEKEMRNNNIKLFGLESRDYIDSFDFIGFTLQYEMSYTNIVNMLDLAEIPIRSSGRNENHPFIVAGGPCAFNPEPLHDIVDFFMLGEGEEQLLEAMEVYRKWKEAKGTRNEFLQMIAGIRGVYVPKLYNVDYNEDATIKAIMPVNEDMPQKVKKRVIKSLKGAYFPDKIIVPFIDIVHDRIMLEIFRGCTRGCRFCQAGMIYRPVREREVEELVEIADKLIQSSGYEEISLSSLSTSDFSKLHQLVEKLVSKYQSRRIGLSLPSLRIDSFSLKLVQEVQKVRKSGLTFAPEAGTQRMRDVINKGVDEQDLINSVGAAFETGYSSVKLYYMIGLPTETMEDIQGIADLTFKVVDRYYQVPKEKRGRGLNVTASASSFVPKPFTPYQWEPQDSIDTLIEKQRYLQKAIKKKQITFNWHEPYVSYMEAVFARGDRRLCDVLIKAWELGCKFDGWDQHFKFDVWMKAFEETGIDPNFYAIRRRDFEEILPWDHIDVGVNKKYLRSEYKKSLKAELTRDCRTACTGCGINLLEEGGVCK